The proteins below come from a single Kitasatospora sp. NBC_00315 genomic window:
- a CDS encoding LLM class flavin-dependent oxidoreductase, whose translation MDDDVRMGVVLPTGRAQWGENADPRGLLDLATRAEALGFDSLWVGDTLLRPVLEPLAVLGAVAARTERITLGTAALLPALRRPVATAQALASLDLLSGGRLVVTVGAGFPKRSEREYAISEVPWPRRFARLDDTVALWRHLWTSPDPSAFHGAVLHLDDLPEGLTPYRPGGPPLWLGGATPAALERTGRLYDGWLPYPPDPQDYAPGLAAAREAAAAAGREPAAITPALYTTLLVAPDPAAGRLGLDTYCRASYGLPLEVIETIQTLVAGPVEHIARILEGYLSAGARHLVCRIGAGDLRAQHGQLEQLAELLPLLRRRR comes from the coding sequence ATGGACGATGACGTGCGCATGGGCGTGGTACTGCCGACCGGCCGGGCACAGTGGGGTGAGAACGCCGACCCGCGCGGGCTGCTGGACCTCGCGACCCGGGCCGAGGCGCTCGGCTTCGACTCGCTCTGGGTGGGGGACACCCTGCTGCGGCCGGTGCTCGAACCGCTGGCCGTGCTCGGTGCGGTGGCCGCGCGGACCGAGCGGATCACCCTCGGCACGGCGGCCCTGCTGCCCGCACTGCGCCGCCCGGTGGCGACGGCGCAGGCACTCGCCTCGCTGGACCTGCTGTCGGGGGGCCGGTTGGTGGTGACGGTCGGCGCCGGCTTCCCGAAGCGCTCCGAGCGGGAGTACGCGATCTCCGAGGTGCCGTGGCCTCGCCGCTTCGCCCGGCTCGACGACACCGTCGCACTCTGGCGCCACCTCTGGACCTCGCCCGACCCGTCCGCGTTCCACGGGGCGGTGCTGCATCTCGACGATCTGCCCGAGGGGTTGACCCCGTACCGGCCGGGCGGTCCGCCGCTCTGGCTCGGCGGCGCGACCCCGGCGGCGCTGGAGCGGACCGGCCGGCTGTACGACGGCTGGCTGCCGTACCCGCCCGATCCGCAGGACTACGCACCCGGTCTCGCGGCGGCCCGCGAGGCGGCCGCGGCCGCGGGCCGGGAGCCGGCCGCGATCACCCCGGCGCTCTACACCACGCTGCTGGTCGCACCCGATCCGGCCGCCGGCCGGCTGGGGCTGGACACCTACTGCCGGGCGAGTTACGGCCTTCCGCTGGAGGTGATCGAGACGATCCAGACCCTGGTGGCCGGCCCGGTCGAGCACATCGCCCGGATCCTGGAGGGCTACCTGTCGGCGGGGGCGCGGCACCTGGTCTGCCGGATCGGCGCGGGCGACCTGCGCGCGCAGCACGGCCAGCTGGAGCAGCTCGCCGAGCTGCTTCCCCTCCTGCGCCGGCGCCGCTGA
- a CDS encoding MarR family transcriptional regulator, with protein sequence MVLGEIPTTRVSARLQQSPGHLIRVAQQVHTRLWSEHVGADLTAPQFAVLLVLALEPGADQRTVGERASLDKATMAEMVARLVRRGLVLRRRDPADGRRKLLALSQNGAQAVREATGGVVRVQRTLFEPLTPEEQLEIVRVMARIARLEPAAVAVITDARPILDAQRAIGYLIRVGQQVHTKLWTEHVGSELTAPQYAVLDALESEPGADQRTVGELASLDKATMAEMVSRLVRRGLVLRRRDPSDGRRNLLSLSSAGQDLLHRSAAGVRQVQLLLLSPLEEHEHEAALALLAKAARL encoded by the coding sequence ATGGTGCTGGGGGAGATCCCGACGACCCGAGTGTCCGCGCGACTGCAGCAGTCGCCCGGCCACCTCATCCGCGTTGCACAGCAGGTTCACACCAGGCTGTGGTCCGAGCACGTCGGCGCCGACCTCACGGCTCCGCAGTTCGCCGTGCTGCTGGTCCTCGCCCTCGAACCGGGCGCCGACCAGCGCACGGTCGGGGAGCGGGCATCGCTCGACAAGGCGACGATGGCCGAAATGGTCGCGCGTCTGGTCCGACGGGGGCTGGTGCTGCGGCGCCGGGATCCCGCGGACGGCCGGCGCAAGTTGCTGGCACTCTCTCAGAACGGCGCGCAGGCGGTTCGCGAGGCCACCGGCGGAGTGGTCCGTGTGCAGCGGACGCTCTTCGAGCCGCTGACGCCCGAGGAGCAGCTCGAAATCGTTCGGGTGATGGCGCGGATAGCCCGGCTGGAGCCGGCCGCCGTCGCCGTCATCACCGACGCCCGTCCGATACTGGACGCCCAGCGGGCGATCGGCTATCTGATCCGGGTCGGCCAGCAGGTGCACACCAAGCTCTGGACCGAGCACGTCGGCTCCGAGCTGACGGCGCCTCAGTACGCGGTGCTCGACGCCCTGGAGTCGGAGCCGGGCGCCGACCAGCGCACGGTCGGCGAGCTCGCCTCGCTGGACAAGGCGACGATGGCCGAGATGGTCAGCCGTCTGGTCCGCCGGGGCCTGGTGCTGCGTCGCCGCGACCCCTCGGACGGCCGCCGCAACCTGCTCTCGCTCTCCTCGGCCGGCCAGGATCTGCTGCACCGCTCGGCCGCCGGCGTGCGGCAGGTGCAGCTGCTGCTGCTCTCGCCGCTGGAGGAGCACGAGCACGAGGCGGCCCTCGCACTGCTCGCCAAGGCGGCGCGTCTGTAG
- a CDS encoding phosphatase PAP2 family protein, with product MRDQIESPPPPSRPRPRQGSAAYSSWPPLSRSQAVLLGLTVLAYLLVIAGVLLDTTLVDLDWWARLARPYRRWPELEPLLSTWVVAGQRGPSAIAAFCWLGWRAHRMHSLRPLLVMGTALLLLNVTVGTVKIVTGRLGPHYAHYVGSAELFSGGTVFPSGHTANAVVTWGVLAYLATRWRRTGAVLAGVTACSIGLTTVYLGTHWVSDVLAGWAAGLLVLLALPLAEPLLALTAARIAERREARRRTPADAGSARLPPAAPDGRGRDALVSLRPAPVRRARAGGGEPYRSDPDPTGAAAAEAGRIGGRGSAERSGTQWSGAARTGVERAGAER from the coding sequence GTGCGAGACCAGATCGAATCACCACCGCCACCGAGCCGGCCACGGCCCCGCCAGGGATCGGCCGCCTATTCCAGCTGGCCGCCGCTGAGCCGCTCACAGGCCGTCCTGCTCGGCCTGACCGTGCTGGCCTACCTGCTCGTGATCGCCGGGGTGCTGCTCGACACCACGCTGGTGGACCTGGACTGGTGGGCCCGGCTCGCCCGGCCCTACCGGCGCTGGCCGGAGCTGGAACCGCTGCTCAGCACCTGGGTGGTGGCCGGCCAGCGCGGGCCGTCCGCGATCGCGGCCTTCTGCTGGCTCGGCTGGCGCGCGCACCGGATGCACAGCCTGCGTCCCCTGCTCGTGATGGGCACTGCGCTGCTGCTGCTCAACGTCACGGTCGGCACCGTGAAGATCGTCACCGGCCGGCTCGGTCCGCACTACGCCCACTACGTCGGCTCCGCCGAACTCTTCTCCGGCGGCACGGTGTTCCCCTCCGGCCACACGGCCAACGCCGTGGTGACCTGGGGTGTACTGGCCTACCTCGCGACACGCTGGCGGCGGACGGGCGCCGTCCTGGCCGGCGTCACCGCCTGCTCGATCGGGCTCACCACCGTCTACCTGGGCACGCACTGGGTGAGCGACGTCCTCGCGGGCTGGGCGGCCGGCCTGCTGGTCCTGCTGGCCCTGCCGCTGGCCGAACCACTGCTCGCCCTGACCGCCGCGCGGATCGCCGAACGACGCGAGGCTCGGCGACGTACGCCCGCGGACGCCGGCTCGGCGCGGCTGCCTCCGGCGGCCCCCGACGGGAGGGGCCGGGACGCACTGGTGTCCCTCCGGCCGGCCCCGGTCCGGCGAGCACGGGCGGGCGGGGGCGAACCGTACCGGTCGGATCCCGACCCGACCGGGGCCGCGGCGGCCGAAGCCGGGCGGATCGGCGGGCGCGGCTCCGCCGAGCGGAGCGGGACGCAGTGGAGCGGGGCTGCGCGAACGGGCGTGGAGCGGGCGGGAGCGGAGCGCTAG
- the fabG gene encoding 3-oxoacyl-ACP reductase FabG → MTEQSTAARVAVVTGAARGIGAATALRLAADGYAVAVVDLEEAAGKDTVDRIVAAGGRALAVGADVSDAEQVQAAVDRIAAELGAPVVLVNNAGVLRDNLLFKMSESDWDTVMNVHLRGAFLMSRAVQKHMVDAGFGRIVNLSSSSAQGNRGQANYSAAKAGLQGFTKTLAIELGKFGITANAVAPGFIATEMTAATAARIGMEFEAFKEAAATQIPVNRVGVPEDIANTISFLAGEGAGFVSGQVIYVAGGPLD, encoded by the coding sequence ATGACCGAGCAGAGCACAGCCGCCAGGGTCGCGGTCGTCACCGGCGCCGCCCGCGGCATCGGCGCCGCCACCGCCCTCCGACTGGCGGCCGACGGATACGCCGTCGCCGTGGTCGACCTGGAGGAGGCAGCGGGCAAGGACACGGTCGACCGGATCGTCGCGGCCGGCGGACGTGCCCTCGCCGTCGGCGCGGACGTCTCGGACGCCGAGCAGGTCCAGGCCGCCGTCGACCGGATCGCGGCCGAGCTCGGCGCCCCGGTCGTCCTGGTCAACAACGCCGGTGTCCTGCGCGACAACCTGCTGTTCAAGATGTCCGAGTCCGACTGGGACACCGTGATGAACGTGCACCTGCGGGGCGCCTTCCTGATGTCCCGCGCGGTGCAGAAGCACATGGTGGACGCCGGGTTCGGCCGGATCGTCAACCTCTCCTCCTCCTCCGCCCAGGGCAACCGCGGCCAGGCCAACTACTCGGCCGCCAAGGCCGGTCTGCAGGGCTTCACCAAGACCCTGGCCATCGAGCTCGGCAAGTTCGGCATCACCGCCAACGCCGTCGCCCCCGGTTTCATCGCCACCGAGATGACCGCCGCCACCGCCGCCCGGATCGGCATGGAGTTCGAGGCCTTCAAGGAGGCCGCCGCGACCCAGATCCCGGTCAACCGGGTCGGCGTCCCCGAGGACATCGCCAACACCATCTCCTTCCTCGCGGGTGAGGGCGCAGGCTTCGTCTCCGGCCAGGTCATCTATGTCGCGGGCGGACCGCTCGACTGA
- a CDS encoding DUF6343 family protein yields MRATTPRRWRSGTEPATARSDLKLRLLLSLTFTPFFALCTAGFAVFAARATATDVPGRGTLIGFAIACGALTLFALVDLWVVLRRRQTEL; encoded by the coding sequence GTGCGTGCGACGACCCCGCGCCGATGGCGCAGCGGCACCGAACCCGCCACCGCCCGGAGCGACCTGAAACTGCGGCTGCTGCTCTCGCTCACCTTCACGCCGTTCTTCGCGCTCTGCACGGCGGGCTTCGCGGTGTTCGCCGCGCGCGCCACCGCCACCGACGTGCCCGGTCGCGGGACGCTGATCGGGTTCGCGATCGCCTGCGGCGCGCTGACGCTGTTCGCGCTGGTGGACCTCTGGGTCGTACTGCGGCGCCGGCAGACCGAACTCTGA
- a CDS encoding I78 family peptidase inhibitor — translation MPSGGTDDFPGLPVGAARRLADERGWRVVRVLAPGAMMTMDHREGRLNLLVRDGVVERGWEG, via the coding sequence ATGCCGAGCGGTGGGACGGACGACTTCCCCGGGCTGCCGGTGGGGGCCGCGCGGCGGCTGGCCGACGAGCGCGGCTGGCGCGTCGTGCGGGTGCTGGCACCGGGCGCCATGATGACCATGGACCACCGTGAGGGACGGCTGAACCTCCTGGTCCGCGACGGGGTGGTGGAGCGCGGCTGGGAGGGCTGA